The sequence AGCGGAACAGGCGGCGCGGGATTTCGGCGGCCGTGCTGTGCTCAAGATCCTCTCGCGCGAGATTGCGCACAAGAGCGACATCGGCGGCGTCGCCGTTGGCCTCACCATCGATGCGATCGGTAATCGCCTGACGGTGATGGCGGACGAGGTCGAAGCGAGGACCGGGACGCGGCCCGAACGGTTCCTGCTTCAAGAAATGGTGTCGGGCGGGGTCGAAATCATTCTCGGAATGCATCGCGATCCCCTGGGCACCGCGATCCTGCTCGGAATGGGCGGCGTCACCGCCGAACTGTTCAAGGACACGACGATGCGTCTGCTTCCGCCGCAAGGCGGCCTCAGCATGCCTGAGGCTCGCGCGATGACGCGCGAGCTCATCGCATGGCCGTTGCTGGACGGCTTTCGGGGCCGCCCGAAATGTGATGTCGAAGCGCTCGCTGAGGCGATCGTCGCCTTCTCGGGCATGGTTGCGCAACTCGGCGACCGCCTCACTGAAGCCGAGATCAATCCGGTTTTCGTGCTGCCGGCGGGCCAGGGCGTGAAGGCGGCCGACGGATTGGTTGTTCTCAATGCCTGAACAGAATCGGATGGAGGTCGATATGGCCATTGGCGAAATCATCAATCACGACGTCGATCGCGGGAAGCGTTGCGCCGTGCGGCGCTGGCTGGATATCGCCGTCCTCGCCTGTGCCGTCCTGCCGGTGGTCGCGGGGCTCGGACCGGTGCCGGCGCGCGCCGAATATCCCGAAAAGATCATCAAGATCGTGGTGCCCTTCGCGGCCGGCGGCGGCACCGACATCATCGCGCGAACGACGGCGCAGGAAATCCAGGCGGACCTCGGCAAGTCCGTCATCATCGAGAACAAGCCGGGCGCCGGGACCATCATCGGCACCCAGACTGTCGCCACCAGCGAGCCCGACGGCTATTCGCTGCTGATGGCGACCTTCGCGCACGCGGTGAATCCGAGCCTGTACAACAAGCTGCCGTTCGACCCGCACAAGGATTTCGCGGCGGTCTCGCTGATCGCGCGGTCCTTCAATATCGTGGTCGTCAACCCGGCATCCAAAATCAACTCGATCTCCGATCTGATCACCGAGGCCAGGGCCAATCCGGGCAAGCTCAATTTCGGTACGTTCGGCACCGGCACCTCCGCCCATCTCGCCGGCGAGCTGTTTAATGCGATGGCGAAGGTCAAGATGACCGCGGTGCCCTACAAGGGCGCAGCGCCCGCCATCAGCGATCTCCTGGGCGGGCAGATCGACGTGATGTTCACCACGGTGGCAAGCGCGGCCTCGCTGGTGGCCGCGGGGCAGCTCCGGGCGCTGGCCGTCACGTCCGCCGAACGTTCGGCGGCGTTTCCGCAATTGCCGACCGTCGCGGAGGCCGGGGTGCCCGGCTACGCCGCGGAGTCCTGGTACGGATTGTACGCTCCGGCCAAGACCCCCGCTCCGGTGATCGCACGCCTGAATCAGGCGGTCGCAAAGGCCGTTCGGTCCGGTGCTTTCAAGCAGCTGGAGGCAAACGAAGGTCTCATCATGGTTGGAAGCGCTCCGGAAGAGCTCGATCGCTATGTCCGGCAGGAGGAAGAGCGCTGGCGCAAGCTGGTCAAGGACGCGAACATCGAGGTGCAATAAGCCTGGCATTCCGGGCCGGGAGCGGGGATCGTGTCGTCCCGATCATTGCAGGAGAGGCGACTCCTTCGCGCTTTGATCACGGCAAAATGCAGATCACGCCTTCCCGCACGCGCCGTTGCTCTGATGCAGGCTGGCGACGTCGGCGCGGCCCTGGTTTTCGGTGACCTGGACCAGCGTGATCGCGCCGGGCGTCACGATTCCCATCTGTGGTTGGGCGGAGAGATAGGTGGTGCTGCCGGCGCGCAGATCGAGGCTCACCTTCTCGCTGCCCTGCCCGAACAGATTGCTGCTCAACGGCAGATTGTTGACGGCGACCTCGTGACGGCCCGGGGGCAGATCGCAGGCCACGAATCCGGCGGCCTGACTGCCGCCAATCACGCGTCCGTCGACGGCATAGCTGGGCTGGATCGCAAATCCCAGGGCCGATGTGCGGTAGACCACCAGGCGTGCCGTATTTGACTTGACGCCGTCAGTCAGGGCCGTGCTGCCCATCGGCCCCGATGCGCACCCTGCAAGCAAGGTGGCCACGACCACGATCCCCATCCGCCAACGCATTCTCGCCCCGAATTCCAATGGTCCCCGGGCATCATTGGCTGGGGTGGTGGCTGAAGTCAATTGCGACTTCAGGTCGTGCAAGCATCGTTTCGCGCCGGCGCCAACCGTCATGAGTCGCGGCGCGCGATGTCAGGCAGGAGAGGCGGGCCTTCGAAACCGGCAGGTGTTTGCATCAGGTGTGACGACAGGCACCGGCGGTTCGCCGCGCGGCGGACCGATCAGGCAGGCGAGCCGGTCACGCCAGGAGGTCGAGCGCCAGAGATCGCGCGCCAGAGCCGTCCATTCGTGAAACGCGATCACGATCGGATTGTTGGAGCGCAGCGGCGTGACGAGGCCGTAACGGCACGGCAGATCGTCGCGCTCTGCGACGAAGGTGCCGAACATCCGGTCGAACACGATGAAGATGCCGCCGTAATTGCGGTCGAGATATTCCGCGTTGCAGGCGTGGTGCACGCGATGATGCGAGGGCGTGTTGAGCACATATTCCAGCCAGCCGAGCTTCGGAATCCACTCCGCGTGCAGCCAGAACTGGTAGAGCAGATTGACGGCGGCGGCGGTGAACACCGGGCCTGGGGCGAAGCCGAGCCAGATCATCGGCACGAAGAAGATCGCGGTGCCGGTCAGCCGCCCGGTCCAGCCGAAGCGGTAGGACGCCGCGAGGTTGAACTCGTTCGAGGAATGGTGGATGGCGTGCGTCGCCCAGAACCAGCGCACGCGGTGGCTGCAACGATGGAACCAGTAATAGCTGAAATCCTGGGCAATCACGAGCACGGCCACGGCCAGCGGACCGTTCAGCGGCACGGTGAACAGCCGATGCTTCCAGGCCAGCTCGACCAGCGGCTGCGCCAGGCTGAGCGGCACGATGGCGTAGACGAAATATTCCCGGCCGAGCGCGTCCGCGAGCGAGGCCAAATAGGCGCGCCAGTCGTACTCGCGTCGCATCACCAGGGCCAGGACCAGGCCTTCCAGCGTCGCGATCACGATCAGGGCGGGAAGGGCGAATTTCAGCACCTGGAGCAGCAGCGTCATGGCAATCTCCGTATCGCAGGCGCGCGGCCTGCCCGGAGGACAGCTTGCATGGCGAAGATGCCGCGGCGCGCCGATTCCTGACGGCGGATTGCCGATTCCTGCAAACGGTCGCTCGGGATCAGGAATCGGTCAGGTCTCGGCCGCATGCGGTCCGACGGCCGCATCTGGTCCCACGGCCACACGCGATTGGACGGCCCCTTCCGCGCCGGCAAGACGCGTCCGCCGGTACTCCGAGGGCGTCAGCCCGGTCCGGACCTTGAAGGCGCGATTGAAGGGACCGATCGAGCCGAAGCCGGCATCGAGCGCGATGGTCAGGATCGGGACGCCGGCTTGCGCCGGATCGCTCAGTGCGGCTTCGGCCTCAGCCAGCCGGTAGCCGTTGACGAAGGCGTTGAAATTGCGGTGGCCGAGCTGGCGGTTGATCAGATGGCGCAGCCGGTACTCCGGAATGTCGAGCTTTTGCGACAAGGACGCGATGCTCAGGTCCGGCTCGCGGAAGACCTTGTCGTGGTCGAGCACATGTTGAAGCGCGGCGAGTTGCGCCGCTTCCGGCCCGGTTGCCGGTGCCGCCGGCCGCGAATCCGATGGAAGCGGCGATGGCGTTGCCCGGAGCGCCGCAGGCGCCAGCTGTGTCTCGGCCGCAATGATCGAGCCCAGCACGGCGAACAGGAAGATCACTATCGTCAAAGTGGCGGCATTGGCGAGGCTGACCGGCGCTGCCGAGAGGCCGCCGGGCCAGAGCCAGTCCGATGCGATCGCGACCAGCGCATAGAGCACGGTAACAGCGGCGTACCAGATGCGAAGCCGCCGCCGCCCTTCCACTAGGTCGATCGCGCGCCCCGACAAGGCATGCCAGGCGCCGAGCAGCAGGAAGGCCACCGACAGGCCGGTGCGTACCACGTCGACTTCCATCGGGTGCTTGAACTGGTCCATCAAGGCGAGCCCCACCAGCGCCAGCCAGCCAAGCGCATGGTACCAGCGCGGCCGAAACTCGTCGGTGAACATCGCGCCCATGGCGATCCAGAACGCGGCCGGCACGCCGGCGCTGACGATTGCGACCGGAATGCGCAGGCGCAGATCCAGCGTACCGAAGCCGGGGGCCGATTCGACGATATAGGCCGCAATCCCCGCTGCCAGCGGCGCGGCATAGCGGCTCACGGCATCGCGCCGCGCGCTCCGAGCGGCGACCGTCGCGCGAAGAAGAAGGATGACGACCGCTCCTCCACGCAATGCAGCTTCCAGGGTCGTCATGCAATTCAAGGGTCCGGCTGGATTGTCGCGCGGACAGGAGAATTGCATCAGGGGTGGTCGTGTCAACAGGGGCAAGTCGTGGCGACGGGCCCATCGCAGGAACTTCCAGTTTTTCCCGGCGTTGGGCCGGCGGCTCGCATAGGCGGGCGGCGCGCGACATGAAGAACCTTTCCAACACGGAATTTTCCCCTGAGGTGATCGAGCTCATGAGCGCCGCCCTGCAAGCTGCGGTCGCAACCTTGCCGGAGCCTGTGCATTCCTCGCATGTCAACGCGCTCGCCGAATCCATCCTGCGCACGGCCGGTGCGGGCGAACGTAACGTTGCTGACCTCCAGAGGATCGCCTTGATGGAGCTGCAGCTGGCACCGCGCAAGTGACGGGCTGCGCTGGCGGCCTTTCAGCAGGAACTGGCAGGCCTGGAAGCCCGGCATACGAGACATCCCGGCTTGGGGGCGTGGCTGGAGAAGATCAGGACCAGCAGGAGCTGGCCTGACGTGAGCCGGTGGAGTGCCTCACCGCCACCCCAGCGCCGGCGCGACGTGTGTCAGGATCGCCTCGATCGCATGCGCGCAGTAGTCGACCCCGAGCTGGTTCGGAATCGTCAGCAGCAGCGTGTCGGCCTCCGCGATCGCCTCGTCCTGCCCGAGCTGCTCGATCAGCACATCGGGCTCGGCCGCATAGCTTCGGCCGAAGATCGCGCGGGTGCGCGGGTCGATGAAGCCGATCTGGTCTTCGCCGCCGCGCTCCCCGCCGAAATAGGCGCGGTCGCGATCGTCGATCAGCGCGAAGATGCTGCGGCTCACGGAGACGCGGGGATCGCGGATGTGGCCGGCTTCTTTCCATGCCGCACGATAGGCGCGGATCTGCGCGGCCTGCTGCACGTTAAACGCCTCGCCGGTCTCGTCGTTCTTCAGCGTCGAGCTCTGCAAGTTCATGCCGAGCTTGGCCGCCCAGACAGCGGTCGCGTTCGAGCCGGCGCCCCACCAGATCCGCTCGCGCAGGCCTTGCGCATGCGGCTCGAGGCGCAGGAGGCCCGGCGGGTTCGGAAACATCGGCTGCGGATTGGGCTCGGCAAAGCCTTCACCGCGCAACAGGTCGAGAAAGACTTCCGCGTGGCGCCGGCCCATGTCGGCATCGCTCTGGCCCTCGGCCGGGCGATAACCGAAGTAGCGCCAGCCATCGATCACCTGCTCGGGCGAGCCGCGGCTGATGCCGAGCTGCAGCCGTCCGCCGGCGATGAGATCGGCGGAGCCCGCGTCCTCCACCATGTAGAGCGGGTTCTCGTAACGCATGTCGATCACGGCCGTGCCGATCTCGATCCTGCTCGTCTTGGCGCCGACCGCGGCAAGCAGCGGGAAGGGCGAAGCGAGCTGCCGCGCGAAATGATGCACGCGGAAATAGGCGCCGTCGGCGCCAAGCTGTTCCGCCGCGACCGCAAGCTCGATCGATTGCAGCAGCGTATCCGCCGCCGAGCGAGTCTGCGATTGCGGCGAGGGTGTCCAGTGTCCGAAGGAGAGGAATCCGATCTTTTTCATGCGGGCAGTCTATCAGTGTTGGCGCGGCAGGGTCGTATCACGCGTACGCGACCCAGCCGCGGAAGGTGAAGCCGGTGTAGAACAGAGTTGGGGCGGAGAAGCCAGCGTCGCGCAGGATCGCCTCATCCTGCTCCGGCGGCAGAATGCTCAATTGCCTGATCGCGGTGCGGGCGGCGGCCGCCTTGTCTGGCTCGACACCGGATGCGGCCAGGAACGCGGAATAACGCGAGAACCAAAGCGGCTGCTCGTCGCCGCCGCCAGGGATACTGAAATGGGCCGCCACGAACGGCGCGCCCGGCTTGAGGCGGCGGCGGATTTCGAAGGCTGTTCGCCGCCGTTCTTCGGCGCTCACGAAGTGCAGGGTCAACAGGC comes from Bradyrhizobium diazoefficiens and encodes:
- a CDS encoding class I SAM-dependent methyltransferase; translated protein: MVANYTEGPPRFVPGYNSMLSMAAILLAERAAEDARVLVLGAGGGLELKAFAQAQPRWTFDGVDPSAAMLDLAGQTLGPLASRAHLHQGYIDDAPEGPFDGATCLLTLHFVSAEERRRTAFEIRRRLKPGAPFVAAHFSIPGGGDEQPLWFSRYSAFLAASGVEPDKAAAARTAIRQLSILPPEQDEAILRDAGFSAPTLFYTGFTFRGWVAYA
- a CDS encoding sterol desaturase family protein; the protein is MTLLLQVLKFALPALIVIATLEGLVLALVMRREYDWRAYLASLADALGREYFVYAIVPLSLAQPLVELAWKHRLFTVPLNGPLAVAVLVIAQDFSYYWFHRCSHRVRWFWATHAIHHSSNEFNLAASYRFGWTGRLTGTAIFFVPMIWLGFAPGPVFTAAAVNLLYQFWLHAEWIPKLGWLEYVLNTPSHHRVHHACNAEYLDRNYGGIFIVFDRMFGTFVAERDDLPCRYGLVTPLRSNNPIVIAFHEWTALARDLWRSTSWRDRLACLIGPPRGEPPVPVVTPDANTCRFRRPASPA
- a CDS encoding LLM class flavin-dependent oxidoreductase, giving the protein MKKIGFLSFGHWTPSPQSQTRSAADTLLQSIELAVAAEQLGADGAYFRVHHFARQLASPFPLLAAVGAKTSRIEIGTAVIDMRYENPLYMVEDAGSADLIAGGRLQLGISRGSPEQVIDGWRYFGYRPAEGQSDADMGRRHAEVFLDLLRGEGFAEPNPQPMFPNPPGLLRLEPHAQGLRERIWWGAGSNATAVWAAKLGMNLQSSTLKNDETGEAFNVQQAAQIRAYRAAWKEAGHIRDPRVSVSRSIFALIDDRDRAYFGGERGGEDQIGFIDPRTRAIFGRSYAAEPDVLIEQLGQDEAIAEADTLLLTIPNQLGVDYCAHAIEAILTHVAPALGWR
- a CDS encoding DUF2846 domain-containing protein, with product MHDLKSQLTSATTPANDARGPLEFGARMRWRMGIVVVATLLAGCASGPMGSTALTDGVKSNTARLVVYRTSALGFAIQPSYAVDGRVIGGSQAAGFVACDLPPGRHEVAVNNLPLSSNLFGQGSEKVSLDLRAGSTTYLSAQPQMGIVTPGAITLVQVTENQGRADVASLHQSNGACGKA
- a CDS encoding AraC family transcriptional regulator, coding for MTTLEAALRGGAVVILLLRATVAARSARRDAVSRYAAPLAAGIAAYIVESAPGFGTLDLRLRIPVAIVSAGVPAAFWIAMGAMFTDEFRPRWYHALGWLALVGLALMDQFKHPMEVDVVRTGLSVAFLLLGAWHALSGRAIDLVEGRRRLRIWYAAVTVLYALVAIASDWLWPGGLSAAPVSLANAATLTIVIFLFAVLGSIIAAETQLAPAALRATPSPLPSDSRPAAPATGPEAAQLAALQHVLDHDKVFREPDLSIASLSQKLDIPEYRLRHLINRQLGHRNFNAFVNGYRLAEAEAALSDPAQAGVPILTIALDAGFGSIGPFNRAFKVRTGLTPSEYRRTRLAGAEGAVQSRVAVGPDAAVGPHAAET
- a CDS encoding tripartite tricarboxylate transporter substrate binding protein; the protein is MAIGEIINHDVDRGKRCAVRRWLDIAVLACAVLPVVAGLGPVPARAEYPEKIIKIVVPFAAGGGTDIIARTTAQEIQADLGKSVIIENKPGAGTIIGTQTVATSEPDGYSLLMATFAHAVNPSLYNKLPFDPHKDFAAVSLIARSFNIVVVNPASKINSISDLITEARANPGKLNFGTFGTGTSAHLAGELFNAMAKVKMTAVPYKGAAPAISDLLGGQIDVMFTTVASAASLVAAGQLRALAVTSAERSAAFPQLPTVAEAGVPGYAAESWYGLYAPAKTPAPVIARLNQAVAKAVRSGAFKQLEANEGLIMVGSAPEELDRYVRQEEERWRKLVKDANIEVQ